One Helianthus annuus cultivar XRQ/B chromosome 7, HanXRQr2.0-SUNRISE, whole genome shotgun sequence genomic region harbors:
- the LOC110867003 gene encoding WPP domain-interacting tail-anchored protein 1, whose product MDATASYNASSPLVSFHSGGSESDINKSSLSVKTSRDSESTVEIITRFKLDIACICEKLANLNLLSMHVETMENDFKAFVSDTDPDLIIKIVEYDLLSGFLDSETRILETHISDLQKEKDNVREFLSSRESVIGMEEMLHDSEKSLEQSLEQVSEIKIRSANFEKNLLRFSGDEDYVEVLNSNDVLELEKMKMKTVEHQRHVLRMLEKSLEREIDLEKRASDLTQVEETLTMRLRLLEQEVVDAEEEAETTLEKFYKTDHASELLMQTTKELIRKIKMLQFNLKGSIQRETGLKNDLTKLQQRVIDEKESSKRIAEMENVIIEAENRAVNYEDTRRELNDTCEKVVLLEKELGDVRVKLQHAEACCEASEEEKSMFLSTIKDMGNVIDDLKKKVTESEILTDSVEDRCIILSEANADLKKELKFVKGKVKSLETSLRQMEETKKASAKDINLCSKFITDLVMQMQLERERLQKQISSLKQENKILVNCLNKDDKDPSVKVSYGDKVNSNDITAENKEAVSTNFEVEECTETVTDYTEAARDIDARQLKTKDILLVLLILIVPLIGVLVYQTQV is encoded by the exons ATGGATGCTACCGCCAGTTACAATGCGTCTTCACCTCTAGTATCTTTTCATTCTGGTGGGTCAGAATCAGACATCAATAAAAGTAGCTTATCCGTAAAGACCTCTCGAGACTCCGAAAGTACCGTAGAGATCATAACAAGATTTAAACTAGATATAGCGTGTATTTGTGAGAAGCTGGCCAACTTGAACTTACTCTCAATGCATGTTGAAACTATGGAAAATGACTTTAAGGCCTTCGTATCCGACACGGATCCCGATTTAATCATCAAGATCGTAGAATACGATCTTTTATCCGGTTTTTTGGATTCAGAAACGAGAATACTAGAGACCCACATATCCGATCTTCAGAAAGAGAAAGATAACGTACGGGAGTTTTTATCGTCACGAGAATCAGTAATCGGGATGGAGGAAATGTTGCATGATTCCGAAAAATCATTGGAGCAATCACTCGAACAGGTTTCGGAAATAAAAATACGATCCGCCAATTTTGAGAAAAACTTGTTGAGATTCTCCGGAGACGAGGACTATGTAGAGGTGTTAAACAGCAACGATGTTCTAGAACTCgagaaaatgaaaatgaaaaccGTGGAACATCAACGACATGTTTTACGGATGCTCGAGAAATCGTTGGAGCGAGAAATAGATTTGGAGAAACGGGCGAGTGACTTGACGCAAGTCGAAGAAACGTTGACGATGAGGCTAAGGTTGTTAGAACAAGAAGTCGTTGACGCTGAAGAGGAAGCTGAAACGACGTTAGAAAAGTTCTACAAAACAGACCACGCGTCGGAACTGCTAATGCAAACGACGAAAGAGTTAATACGTAAAATCAAGATGTTACAGTTCAATCTCAAAGGTTCAATTCAGCGAGAAACCGGATTGAAAAACGATTTAACGAAACTTCAACAACGCGTTATAGACGAGAAAGAATCTTCCAAACGGATTGCGGAAATGGAAAACGTGATTATTGAAGCGGAGAACAGGGCTGTGAATTATGAAGACACGCGTCGGGAACTCAACGATACGTGTGAAAAAGTGGTTTTGCTCGAAAAGGAGCTCGGCGACGTTAGAGTTAAGCTACAACATGCGGAAGCGTGTTGTGAAGCTAGCGAGGAGGAAAAAAGCATGTTTCTTTCTACGATTAAAGATATGGGTAATGTGATTGACGACCTGAAGAAAAAAGTTACGGAATCGGAAATTCTGACCGATAGTGTTGAGGACCGTTGTATTATCTTGTCGGAGGCAAATGCTGACCTCAAGAAAGAACTTAAGTTTGTTAAGGGAAAAGTTAAAAGCTTGGAAACGTCTTTGCGTCAAATGGAGGAAACGAAGAAAGCGTCTGCGAAGGATATAAATCTTTGTAGCAAGTTTATAACGGATCTGGTTATGCAGATGCAACTTGAAAGAGAACGCCTCCAGAAGCAG ATATCGTCCttgaaacaagaaaacaaaatctTGGTAAACTGCTTAAACAAGGATGATAAAGATCCCTCTGTAAAAGTTAGCTACGGTGATAAAGTTAACAGTAATGACATCACTGCAGAAAACAAAGAAGCCGTATCGACCAATTTCGAG GTAGAGGAGTGCACGGAGACTGTAACCGACTATACCGAGGCTGCAAGAGACATTGATGCGCGACAGCTTAAGACAAAAGACATTCTGTTAGTACTCCTCATTCTCATTGTTCCGTTAATCGGGGTACTTGTTTATCAAACTCAGGTTTGA